One Clostridia bacterium DNA segment encodes these proteins:
- the metK gene encoding methionine adenosyltransferase — MPRRLFTSESVTEGHPDKICDQISDAVLDAIFAQDPMARVACETSVTTGMVLVMGEITTNCYVDIPGVVRKTIKEIGYDRAKYGFDGETCAVLTSIDGQSPDIAMGVDKALEAKTGEMTDAQIDAIGAGDQGMMFGFACDETPELMPMPIALAHKLAKRLTDIRKNGTLNYLRPDGKSQVTVEYDGDKPVRIDTVVISTQHSPDVDHDTIEKDILEYVIKPTIPANLLDSNTKYFINPTGRFVVGGPQGDSGLTGRKIIVDTYGGYARHGGGAFSGKDPTKVDRSAAYAARYVAKNIVAAGLARKCEVQLAYAIGVARPVSILIDTYGTGTLPEEKLVQLVQKHFDLRPAGIIKSLDLRRPIYKQTAAYGHMGRTDIDLSWERTDKADTLRKEAAEM, encoded by the coding sequence ATGCCAAGAAGACTATTTACTTCAGAATCAGTTACGGAGGGGCATCCGGATAAAATCTGCGACCAGATCTCTGATGCAGTTTTAGATGCTATCTTTGCACAAGACCCCATGGCAAGGGTTGCTTGTGAAACTTCAGTGACAACAGGTATGGTGCTTGTAATGGGTGAAATTACTACCAACTGTTATGTCGACATCCCAGGTGTAGTAAGAAAAACTATAAAGGAAATTGGCTATGATAGAGCTAAGTATGGCTTTGACGGAGAAACTTGTGCAGTTTTAACATCTATTGATGGTCAATCCCCTGATATTGCCATGGGTGTGGATAAGGCTCTTGAAGCAAAAACCGGTGAAATGACTGATGCACAAATTGATGCAATAGGAGCAGGCGATCAGGGTATGATGTTTGGTTTTGCTTGTGACGAAACTCCAGAGTTGATGCCCATGCCTATAGCATTGGCACACAAGCTTGCTAAGAGACTTACAGACATCAGAAAAAACGGTACACTGAATTATCTCAGACCTGACGGTAAGTCACAGGTTACTGTAGAGTATGACGGGGACAAGCCTGTCAGAATCGATACAGTTGTAATTTCAACTCAGCACAGTCCTGACGTTGACCATGATACAATAGAAAAAGATATACTTGAATATGTTATAAAGCCAACAATACCTGCAAATCTTTTGGATAGTAATACAAAATACTTTATAAACCCTACAGGCAGATTTGTTGTGGGGGGACCGCAGGGTGACTCGGGACTTACGGGCAGAAAGATAATCGTTGACACTTATGGCGGATATGCAAGGCATGGCGGCGGTGCTTTTTCCGGAAAAGATCCCACTAAGGTTGACCGTTCGGCTGCATATGCTGCGCGTTATGTAGCGAAAAATATTGTAGCTGCGGGATTGGCAAGAAAATGCGAAGTACAGCTTGCTTACGCTATCGGTGTTGCAAGGCCTGTATCGATCCTGATTGATACTTACGGCACAGGCACACTTCCTGAAGAAAAGCTTGTTCAGCTGGTACAAAAGCATTTTGACTTAAGACCGGCGGGAATAATAAAATCTCTTGATCTAAGAAGGCCGATTTACAAGCAGACAGCAGCTTATGGGCATATGGGAAGAACTGATATAGACTTATCGTGGGAAAGAACAGATAAAGCAGATACACTCAGAAAAGAAGCAGCAGAGATGTAA
- a CDS encoding HD-GYP domain-containing protein: protein MKKISVADLKPGMKLAKDVYLNDGKLLLLSGFVIKPRYIRKLELFNIPCVYVVEGEEVPLSEISEEKVYSEAFGTIKSVLTSVRDGKDIDVPAVKNTVTEIVHKVINNESVFMQLTGIRDIDNYTFLHSVDVCIYSLITGKNLGLSQDDLTELGIGAVLHDIGKCKVPLEILMKPGKLTDDEFHIIKLHTVYGHEIINNTPGLGKRIANIACQHHEKWDGTGYPIGLANFQIDKFSRIVTASDIYDALTADRVYRKRDLPHEAAEYILGNSSTLIDPDVASVFIKNIAIYPEGSIVILNSGEIGSVIEANKNMSIRPKVMVIARKEGPPVLEPYIIDLMKNLDIFIIDILS, encoded by the coding sequence GTGAAAAAGATTTCGGTAGCTGATTTGAAACCTGGCATGAAACTGGCAAAGGACGTCTACTTAAATGATGGAAAACTCCTCCTATTATCAGGTTTTGTAATAAAGCCGAGATATATCAGGAAGCTGGAGTTGTTTAATATTCCATGTGTGTATGTTGTAGAAGGTGAAGAAGTTCCCTTATCAGAAATCAGCGAAGAAAAGGTTTACTCTGAAGCTTTTGGTACCATCAAATCCGTACTTACCTCAGTCCGTGACGGAAAAGATATAGATGTCCCGGCAGTGAAAAACACCGTTACTGAAATAGTTCACAAAGTAATAAATAATGAATCAGTTTTTATGCAGCTGACCGGTATACGAGATATTGACAACTATACATTTTTGCACAGCGTCGATGTCTGCATTTACTCCTTGATAACCGGGAAAAACCTGGGTCTCTCGCAGGATGACCTTACAGAGTTAGGTATTGGTGCTGTTCTGCATGATATAGGAAAGTGTAAGGTTCCTTTGGAAATATTGATGAAACCGGGAAAACTTACAGATGATGAGTTCCATATAATAAAACTTCATACTGTCTACGGTCACGAAATAATCAATAATACCCCGGGTCTGGGCAAACGTATAGCGAACATCGCATGCCAGCACCATGAAAAATGGGATGGGACAGGATATCCAATAGGCTTGGCCAATTTCCAAATAGATAAATTTTCAAGAATTGTTACTGCTTCTGATATATATGATGCACTTACAGCTGACAGGGTGTACAGAAAAAGAGATTTGCCTCATGAGGCTGCTGAATATATTCTCGGCAACTCTTCAACATTGATAGACCCTGATGTGGCATCGGTTTTTATTAAGAATATAGCCATATACCCTGAAGGATCCATAGTAATACTAAACAGTGGTGAAATAGGCAGTGTGATTGAGGCAAACAAAAATATGTCCATCCGTCCTAAAGTAATGGTTATAGCACGAAAAGAAGGTCCTCCCGTACTGGAGCCTTACATAATAGATCTGATGAAAAATCTGGACATATTTATAATTGATATTTTGAGCTAG
- a CDS encoding ATP-dependent RecD-like DNA helicase produces MDTYVTLEGTVEDIIFANEANGYTVCELKHEKDIVTAVGFMPFINMGETLKITGKWVTHPDYGEQLKVELYEKILPKTTDAIEKYLASGIIKGVGPATAKKIVGKFGEDTLNVIQFQPEKLTEIKGINMDKAVNIGQVFAEQRGLRTVVMFFQEYGISPTYSAKIYKVFGENTIDTIKANPYKLADEIFGIGFKNSDKIAQSLGIDPASKYRICSGIKYILSQAASNGHTFMPSEKLKEYTSQLLEVEIQSIEDALISLMLDKAVYVERSPEFCEEYSKVYLSSFYYAELGVCKRIIELSETSYKEEGDDFDKKIEEIQLEEGIWLADSQKEAVKEALSSGVMVITGGPGTGKTTIIKSIIRLLNKEGYEVALAAPTGRAAKRMTDATGFEAKTIHRLLEIGYTGEETEPVFLKSESNPIEADVVIIDEMSMVDILIMNHLLKAVAHGTRLILVGDVNQLPSVGAGNVLKDIIDSGLVKTVKLTDIFRQAEESMIIVNAHRINKGKYPYLNLKNKDFFFMQRIVGSEVVRTIVELCKKRLPDSYGYDPMRHIQVLTPTRKGVIGVSNLNIELQKVLNPSDRHKSEKVFRDFIFREGDRVMQVKNNYNLQWQREGSTVVEGVGVFNGDTGIIQKIDNEEQKVIVLFEDDKCVTYDFGILDELEPAFAVTVHKSQGSEFPVVIIPVFPGPKMLMTRNLLYTAITRARNLVILVGVESILSEMINNEREALRYSGLSEKLKNCYAKPFFPDAYPETIN; encoded by the coding sequence GTGGATACTTATGTTACACTGGAAGGTACAGTAGAAGATATAATTTTTGCCAATGAGGCAAATGGATATACAGTATGTGAATTGAAACATGAAAAGGATATTGTTACTGCTGTAGGGTTTATGCCTTTTATTAATATGGGAGAGACTCTGAAGATTACCGGTAAATGGGTTACCCATCCTGATTATGGAGAACAGTTAAAGGTAGAATTATATGAAAAGATTCTTCCAAAGACCACGGATGCTATTGAGAAATATCTGGCATCCGGTATTATAAAGGGTGTAGGGCCTGCAACGGCAAAAAAAATAGTCGGCAAATTCGGTGAGGATACACTGAACGTGATACAGTTTCAGCCTGAGAAACTGACTGAAATTAAAGGCATAAATATGGATAAGGCTGTTAATATCGGACAAGTCTTTGCCGAACAAAGGGGCTTAAGAACTGTTGTAATGTTTTTTCAGGAATATGGGATCAGTCCTACATATTCTGCCAAGATATACAAAGTATTCGGTGAGAATACCATAGATACGATAAAAGCGAATCCGTACAAGCTTGCGGATGAAATTTTCGGGATAGGTTTTAAAAACTCGGATAAGATTGCACAAAGCCTTGGAATAGATCCTGCTTCAAAATACAGGATATGCAGCGGTATTAAGTATATACTGTCTCAGGCTGCATCAAATGGTCATACCTTCATGCCGTCAGAAAAACTCAAAGAATATACTTCCCAGCTCCTGGAGGTAGAAATCCAAAGTATAGAGGATGCTTTGATTTCATTAATGCTTGATAAAGCAGTATATGTCGAGAGATCGCCGGAGTTTTGTGAGGAATACAGCAAAGTCTACCTAAGCTCCTTTTATTATGCTGAACTTGGTGTCTGCAAAAGGATCATTGAGTTGTCTGAAACCAGTTATAAGGAAGAAGGGGATGATTTTGACAAGAAAATAGAGGAGATACAGCTTGAAGAGGGTATATGGCTGGCTGATAGCCAGAAGGAAGCTGTAAAGGAAGCTTTAAGCAGTGGTGTCATGGTAATAACCGGGGGACCTGGAACTGGAAAGACAACGATTATAAAAAGTATAATCAGACTTCTAAATAAGGAAGGTTATGAAGTAGCACTGGCTGCACCCACTGGGAGGGCAGCTAAAAGAATGACTGACGCTACGGGCTTTGAAGCAAAAACCATTCATAGACTCTTGGAAATCGGATATACCGGAGAAGAAACAGAACCTGTTTTTCTTAAATCCGAATCAAATCCTATAGAGGCTGATGTGGTTATAATAGACGAGATGTCCATGGTCGATATTCTTATTATGAACCATTTGTTAAAGGCTGTTGCTCATGGAACCAGGCTTATCCTTGTTGGAGATGTAAACCAGCTTCCGTCGGTAGGTGCAGGGAATGTCCTTAAAGACATAATTGACAGCGGACTTGTGAAAACTGTTAAGCTTACGGATATATTCAGACAAGCCGAGGAGAGTATGATTATTGTCAATGCTCACAGGATTAATAAAGGAAAGTATCCGTATCTGAATCTCAAGAATAAGGATTTTTTCTTTATGCAGAGAATCGTAGGCAGCGAAGTTGTCAGAACGATTGTAGAGCTCTGCAAGAAGAGACTTCCTGATTCTTACGGATATGATCCTATGCGTCATATACAGGTTCTTACCCCTACCCGTAAGGGTGTCATCGGTGTTTCAAATCTTAATATTGAGCTCCAGAAGGTACTGAATCCCAGTGATAGGCATAAAAGCGAGAAAGTATTCAGGGATTTTATCTTTCGTGAAGGCGACCGTGTAATGCAGGTTAAGAACAACTATAATCTGCAATGGCAGAGGGAAGGGAGTACGGTTGTTGAGGGTGTGGGTGTATTTAACGGTGACACAGGAATAATCCAGAAAATCGATAACGAAGAACAAAAGGTAATTGTGTTGTTTGAGGATGATAAATGTGTAACTTATGACTTTGGTATACTGGATGAATTAGAACCTGCTTTTGCAGTAACTGTTCACAAGAGCCAGGGATCGGAATTTCCTGTAGTAATAATACCGGTTTTTCCGGGCCCCAAAATGCTGATGACCCGCAATCTGCTTTATACTGCCATAACAAGAGCCAGAAATTTAGTTATTCTTGTAGGGGTGGAGAGCATATTAAGCGAAATGATAAATAACGAAAGAGAAGCTCTGCGGTATTCAGGCCTTTCGGAAAAATTGAAAAATTGTTATGCTAAGCCATTTTTTCCGGATGCTTATCCTGAGACAATAAATTAA
- a CDS encoding ComF family protein, which translates to MLDAILKIIFPPRCAFCNSILSTEPIEGICEGCYKRIPFFVCDSLYINTPGQSIYYDRVICACEYSGIIKQTLMKYKYFNKPSYYRAFAAMLSNRLKNVTNCRNFDIIIGVPLYKGREKDRGYNQARLISKALSKKMLIPDKSWLLSRVRDTGNQSLLTKKQRSINIRDAFKVNDASRVKGRSIILIDDIFTTGNTVNECSRVLKEAGALSVVVCVIASGRKY; encoded by the coding sequence ATGCTTGATGCCATACTGAAAATTATTTTCCCTCCCAGGTGTGCTTTCTGCAATAGTATTTTAAGTACTGAGCCTATTGAGGGAATATGTGAAGGATGCTATAAACGAATACCTTTTTTTGTGTGCGACAGCTTGTATATAAACACACCGGGTCAAAGCATATATTATGACAGGGTAATATGCGCATGTGAGTATTCAGGGATAATAAAGCAGACACTGATGAAATATAAGTATTTTAATAAACCGTCTTATTATAGGGCTTTTGCAGCAATGTTAAGCAATAGACTAAAAAATGTGACAAATTGTCGAAATTTTGATATAATTATTGGTGTACCGCTCTATAAAGGCAGGGAAAAAGACAGGGGATACAATCAGGCACGATTGATTTCAAAAGCATTAAGTAAAAAAATGCTTATTCCCGACAAGTCCTGGCTTTTATCCAGGGTTAGGGATACGGGCAACCAAAGCTTATTGACAAAGAAACAGCGCAGTATAAATATAAGAGATGCATTTAAGGTAAATGACGCAAGTAGGGTTAAGGGCAGGTCAATAATTCTTATCGATGATATATTCACAACCGGAAATACTGTAAATGAATGCAGCAGGGTACTTAAAGAAGCGGGGGCTCTCAGTGTAGTGGTTTGTGTGATTGCATCGGGAAGGAAATATTAG
- a CDS encoding MerR family transcriptional regulator, producing the protein MPDVRNCRRCGKIYNYIGGAPICPVCREMDEEDFKKVKEYLYKNPGATLSEVSTVLEISVEKIKGYLKEGRLEIINNEGNLVLECESCGKAIKTGRFCDECSKGLAKDFQSTASQMSSSASQAEAAKKSIGMRYLNKDIKK; encoded by the coding sequence ATGCCTGATGTAAGAAATTGTAGAAGGTGCGGGAAAATTTATAATTATATTGGAGGCGCTCCTATCTGTCCTGTTTGCAGGGAAATGGATGAAGAGGATTTTAAAAAGGTTAAGGAATATCTGTATAAAAACCCTGGGGCTACTTTATCGGAGGTATCGACAGTACTTGAAATCAGCGTAGAAAAAATTAAAGGTTATTTAAAAGAGGGAAGGCTGGAAATAATCAATAATGAAGGAAATCTTGTACTGGAATGTGAAAGTTGTGGCAAAGCTATAAAGACAGGAAGATTCTGCGATGAATGTTCAAAGGGGTTGGCAAAAGATTTTCAGTCTACAGCGAGCCAAATGAGTTCAAGTGCTTCACAGGCAGAAGCAGCAAAAAAGTCTATTGGTATGAGATATTTAAATAAAGATATAAAAAAATAA
- a CDS encoding flagellar biosynthesis anti-sigma factor FlgM: MKIWGEIPKVLGIYDKQKSVKKVDSAAGVAAKKDVVSISSSAKDFQTVMKAIKETPDVRQEKVYELSEKYEAGNYNISGKDTVDKIVKSILDKRI; the protein is encoded by the coding sequence ATGAAAATCTGGGGAGAAATTCCTAAAGTACTTGGAATTTACGATAAGCAGAAAAGTGTAAAAAAAGTTGACTCTGCAGCTGGAGTTGCAGCTAAAAAGGATGTAGTTTCCATATCCAGCAGTGCGAAAGACTTCCAGACTGTGATGAAAGCTATCAAAGAAACACCTGATGTCAGGCAGGAAAAGGTTTACGAACTTAGTGAAAAGTACGAAGCGGGCAATTATAACATAAGCGGTAAGGACACTGTTGACAAGATAGTAAAATCCATTTTGGACAAACGGATATAG
- a CDS encoding flagellar protein FlgN has protein sequence MVWVLDTKLLGELINVLEQENRVYDSILKISQSKTNIIVEGKVSELENIVKLEQSLVLQMGRLEDMREKLVEKLSVLLNLKPSEITVSELMKHIKSDEAQRLKACQDTLAGTVKELKNTNELNSKLIKNSLDFINFSINLISTTDAGSNNYGNTGQVNDGKRKNFFDMKL, from the coding sequence GTGGTGTGGGTTCTGGATACAAAATTACTTGGTGAATTAATTAATGTGCTCGAACAGGAAAACAGAGTGTATGACAGCATACTAAAGATATCGCAAAGCAAAACCAATATTATCGTTGAAGGTAAGGTAAGTGAACTTGAGAATATTGTTAAGCTTGAACAGTCACTTGTGCTTCAAATGGGAAGGCTTGAAGATATGAGGGAAAAGCTGGTAGAGAAACTGTCCGTACTCTTGAACCTCAAGCCCTCCGAAATAACGGTATCTGAATTGATGAAGCATATTAAGAGTGATGAGGCACAGAGGCTCAAGGCTTGTCAGGATACCCTTGCAGGGACCGTAAAAGAGCTTAAAAATACAAATGAGCTTAATTCAAAGCTGATAAAAAACTCTCTGGATTTTATAAACTTTTCAATAAACCTTATTTCGACTACTGATGCAGGGAGTAACAACTATGGAAACACCGGACAGGTTAATGACGGGAAAAGGAAGAATTTTTTTGATATGAAACTTTGA
- the flgK gene encoding flagellar hook-associated protein FlgK — protein MAVSFASYEIPKSGLFVNERGLYVTGHNISNVNTPGYVRQQAMITTGPYQNEVNKYGSFQLGLGADIQQIRQIRHAFLDNMYRQENTTLGYWESRNKALQDVQSILGEPMGAGMQNVMNQFWDSWQELSKSPDSLTVRALVRQRGEALAYHINHVGSQLNKLQNDINKEIGVRIDEINQITGQISNLNIEIMKVEVSKDTANDLRDQRNTLVDRLSKLVNAEVYEMQDGQLDVTLGGYFLVSKGIQTRLYAGESKAGGLFYVPKIQGTDTEVPLRNGSLKGLMEARGEVFGATGSVENGSPYDKIDLVFAVNRDTTAAQKADIIANATALVNDYRAKGIDVKLGLVDFDSSGYSTPAFSSDLADFTGRVNAITYNATANGQGLEALKAAENLQFRGNAFKQFVLVTNSQLGTGTLDVATMAKELNNLGINTSIIGATGAVQAQLSPIAAESGNNYYDIGNISALSGNMYNEIRDGIYNNIYNTQNVISDLKNKLNLLVNVMAREVNSLHRSGKTLSGNNGGNFFTVIDSSLPMEMGNIKLSDDLINLNNIVASNSTANGDNTIALRIANMRHDPLIGKSSEAVSLDDFYRSIILSVGNNGNDADRISDNQRKLVSSADAHRQSIAGVSMDEEMTNMMKYKFAYDASSRALNVIDEMIQTVIERMGTVGR, from the coding sequence ATGGCAGTAAGCTTTGCCAGTTATGAAATACCCAAATCCGGTTTATTTGTCAATGAACGTGGGTTATATGTAACCGGACACAATATATCGAATGTAAACACTCCGGGATATGTAAGGCAGCAGGCCATGATTACTACAGGGCCTTATCAGAATGAGGTGAATAAATATGGCTCCTTCCAATTGGGTCTTGGTGCGGATATACAACAAATACGCCAGATTAGGCATGCCTTTTTAGATAATATGTACAGGCAGGAGAATACTACATTAGGATACTGGGAGTCTCGTAATAAAGCATTACAGGATGTGCAGTCAATTCTTGGAGAGCCAATGGGTGCAGGTATGCAGAATGTTATGAACCAGTTTTGGGATTCTTGGCAGGAATTGTCCAAATCGCCCGACAGCCTTACAGTGAGAGCGCTGGTCAGACAAAGAGGAGAAGCTCTTGCCTATCACATCAATCATGTAGGCTCACAACTAAATAAATTACAGAATGATATAAATAAAGAAATAGGTGTACGTATAGATGAAATCAATCAGATTACAGGACAGATTTCAAATCTCAATATAGAGATAATGAAGGTGGAAGTGTCCAAAGATACCGCAAATGACCTTCGTGACCAGAGAAATACACTCGTGGACAGGTTATCCAAGCTGGTAAATGCCGAGGTTTATGAGATGCAGGATGGGCAGTTGGATGTTACTCTTGGAGGATACTTCCTTGTAAGCAAAGGTATACAAACCAGACTTTATGCCGGTGAGAGCAAAGCAGGAGGGCTTTTCTATGTGCCTAAGATTCAGGGAACCGATACGGAAGTACCCTTAAGAAACGGTTCTCTTAAGGGCTTGATGGAAGCTAGAGGCGAAGTATTCGGGGCAACCGGAAGCGTAGAGAATGGAAGCCCTTATGACAAAATTGATCTGGTCTTTGCAGTAAATAGAGATACGACAGCTGCACAAAAAGCAGATATCATTGCTAATGCAACAGCTCTTGTTAATGATTACAGAGCAAAAGGAATAGATGTAAAATTGGGGCTGGTGGATTTTGATTCATCAGGTTACAGTACGCCGGCCTTTTCCTCTGATCTGGCGGATTTCACCGGCAGAGTGAATGCAATTACATATAATGCTACCGCAAATGGGCAGGGGCTTGAAGCCTTAAAAGCAGCAGAGAATCTGCAATTTAGGGGCAATGCATTCAAACAGTTTGTGTTGGTTACTAACTCCCAGCTGGGCACAGGCACGCTTGATGTGGCAACAATGGCAAAAGAACTTAATAATTTAGGGATAAATACTTCCATAATAGGCGCTACAGGTGCGGTACAGGCCCAGTTGTCCCCCATAGCAGCAGAGTCAGGTAATAATTATTATGATATAGGTAATATTTCAGCGTTGTCCGGCAATATGTACAACGAAATAAGGGATGGTATTTACAATAATATCTATAATACACAGAATGTTATTTCTGATTTGAAAAATAAGCTAAATCTCCTGGTAAATGTAATGGCAAGAGAGGTAAACAGCTTGCATAGAAGCGGAAAGACTCTCAGTGGCAACAACGGAGGAAACTTCTTTACAGTCATAGACAGTTCGTTGCCTATGGAGATGGGGAATATTAAGCTCAGTGATGATTTGATAAATCTGAATAATATTGTTGCATCCAACAGTACAGCAAACGGTGATAATACAATAGCACTCAGGATAGCAAACATGAGGCATGACCCTTTGATAGGAAAATCCAGTGAAGCTGTGAGTTTGGATGACTTCTACAGATCGATAATACTAAGCGTAGGGAACAATGGAAACGATGCAGACAGGATTTCTGACAACCAGAGGAAACTGGTAAGCTCTGCAGATGCTCACAGGCAATCCATAGCCGGGGTATCAATGGATGAAGAAATGACAAATATGATGAAGTACAAATTTGCCTATGATGCATCTTCGAGGGCATTAAATGTGATAGACGAAATGATCCAAACCGTTATAGAGAGAATGGGAACGGTAGGAAGGTAA
- the flgK gene encoding flagellar hook-associated protein FlgK, whose protein sequence is MREGFFGLNIATRGLYTAQRGLDIVNHNLNNVNTPGYSRQQAVQAAAKPMPIYDGTGMLGTGSDVTAINRVRDEYLDFKYWSENVSFGEWSMKSTLLEDIETTFNEPSNSGFTKILDEFFSSLQELGKDPSSSAVRALVRERGVTVAKYFNSVATHFEKLQADINDMIKTKVGEVNSIATQIQQLNRQIYSGELDGNTANDLRDQRGVLVDKLSKIINIEANEVVAGKLPSGKDDKHFVVTISGKALIDHFHMSKLSVTARKEKLNEEEDVQNLYEIGWEDGNTLEVKGGELKGCLDVRDGNEGEPVSPDYEGSMSKTPIYKGIPFYVKKMNQFVRTFAMAINEGYIDRNNSGAIEMVEDGKGHADGYGVDPDGAGPKTAVTGIRFFTRTGSNGKPEDTAAFLNGAGTIADISARYKNVTAKNFSVGADIINDYSNIAASDNPSQVGNIVNLNSLLKMRHDSQMFTEGAPEDFMKSMIATLGIDSQQAVRISANQQVIVKQVENRRLSDSGVSIDEEMTNLVKFQHAYNASAKMITTMSEVYDTLINKLGVG, encoded by the coding sequence ATGAGGGAAGGGTTTTTTGGTTTAAATATTGCTACCAGAGGGTTGTATACAGCCCAGAGAGGCTTGGATATTGTAAATCATAATCTAAACAATGTAAATACACCTGGATATTCAAGACAGCAGGCAGTACAGGCAGCTGCAAAGCCCATGCCCATATATGATGGTACCGGAATGCTTGGAACAGGGTCTGATGTAACAGCCATAAATAGGGTAAGGGATGAATATCTGGATTTTAAATACTGGAGTGAAAATGTATCTTTTGGTGAATGGTCAATGAAGAGCACACTGCTGGAAGATATAGAAACAACTTTTAACGAGCCTTCAAACAGTGGTTTTACAAAAATACTTGATGAATTTTTTTCTTCTCTGCAAGAACTTGGGAAAGATCCAAGCAGTTCAGCGGTAAGAGCGCTTGTAAGGGAGAGGGGAGTAACTGTTGCAAAATACTTTAACAGTGTTGCTACTCACTTCGAAAAATTGCAGGCTGACATTAATGATATGATTAAAACCAAGGTTGGTGAAGTAAACTCTATAGCTACCCAGATTCAGCAGCTGAACAGGCAGATCTATAGTGGAGAACTGGACGGAAACACAGCTAATGATTTACGGGATCAAAGAGGGGTTCTTGTAGATAAATTATCCAAAATAATAAACATAGAAGCCAATGAGGTAGTGGCCGGTAAACTGCCAAGCGGCAAGGATGACAAGCATTTCGTTGTAACCATAAGCGGTAAAGCCCTTATTGACCATTTCCATATGAGCAAGCTGAGTGTAACAGCAAGAAAAGAAAAGCTTAATGAGGAAGAAGATGTACAGAACCTTTATGAAATAGGCTGGGAAGATGGAAATACTTTAGAGGTTAAAGGTGGTGAGTTGAAGGGCTGCCTGGACGTAAGAGATGGAAATGAAGGGGAGCCTGTAAGTCCTGATTATGAAGGGTCTATGAGCAAAACCCCAATATATAAGGGAATCCCCTTTTATGTCAAAAAAATGAACCAGTTCGTCAGAACTTTTGCCATGGCTATTAATGAGGGTTATATAGACAGAAATAACAGCGGTGCGATAGAAATGGTTGAAGACGGAAAAGGGCATGCCGACGGTTATGGTGTAGATCCTGACGGGGCAGGACCTAAAACCGCTGTCACCGGGATAAGGTTTTTTACCAGGACAGGAAGTAATGGAAAGCCGGAGGATACTGCTGCATTCCTGAATGGTGCAGGCACAATAGCAGATATTTCTGCAAGGTATAAAAACGTAACGGCAAAGAATTTTTCTGTGGGAGCGGATATTATTAACGATTATAGCAACATTGCAGCATCGGATAACCCCTCTCAGGTAGGAAATATAGTTAACCTAAACAGCTTGCTGAAAATGAGGCATGACTCACAGATGTTTACAGAGGGTGCTCCGGAGGATTTTATGAAATCAATGATAGCTACATTAGGTATTGACTCCCAGCAGGCTGTAAGAATTTCGGCAAATCAGCAGGTGATTGTAAAGCAGGTGGAAAATAGAAGGCTTTCCGACTCAGGTGTATCCATTGATGAAGAAATGACAAACCTGGTTAAGTTCCAGCATGCTTACAATGCGTCGGCAAAAATGATAACCACAATGTCTGAGGTTTATGATACTTTGATTAATAAGCTGGGTGTAGGTTAG